One part of the Orenia metallireducens genome encodes these proteins:
- a CDS encoding S8 family serine peptidase, with amino-acid sequence MRRIIVMMLVFVLLCSVGAFAQKKGRTKLVGDKNGNKIFEDLEEKLAEIKGNYKLDIIVVFNKNFTKKAIEAKIGAFDLKYNYKNINAFAGKLNKGQINALSHMPMVKHVQLDGKVKAYNDDATYWYGADKVSSDFGYDGDRDGNLGVYSKDDVVVAVIDTGIDANHVDLDEGKVLYFKDWTRKNRTEPYDDNGHGTHCAGTIAGTGEGNTAYKGVAPGAALIGLKVLDARGSGSMSDIDAAIEWCINNKDTYGIDVLSMSLGAAGSSDGTDSTSMLVNQAADAGLVSVIAAGNEGPSNYTIGTPGAAEKAITVGAMADVGEGGYYQAYFSSRGPTADGRVKPDISAPGYYVMSVEANTTSGYTEMSGTSMATPYTAGTVALMLDSNPALTPTEIKSKIMNTSVDFGVAGKDIDYGAGRLDTYEAVKFAGSLYGVGVTQPSHYVDENYLSGSGDYIEYNINVDTLDYPIAVNLIMLDDYTDYDLYLYDPSGNQVAKSIDTKRQEDLSYFPTVTGQYVLRAYSYSGNGDYSLDISY; translated from the coding sequence GTGAGAAGAATTATTGTTATGATGTTGGTGTTTGTTTTATTGTGTAGTGTAGGAGCTTTTGCTCAGAAGAAGGGAAGAACTAAATTAGTTGGTGATAAGAATGGTAATAAGATTTTTGAAGATTTAGAAGAAAAATTAGCAGAGATTAAAGGTAATTATAAATTGGATATAATTGTAGTCTTTAATAAAAATTTTACTAAGAAAGCTATAGAGGCAAAGATCGGTGCTTTTGATCTTAAATATAATTATAAAAATATTAATGCTTTCGCTGGTAAGCTAAATAAAGGGCAGATTAATGCTTTATCCCATATGCCAATGGTTAAGCATGTCCAATTAGATGGAAAAGTCAAAGCTTATAATGATGATGCTACATATTGGTATGGAGCAGATAAGGTAAGTTCTGATTTCGGGTATGATGGAGATAGAGATGGTAACTTAGGTGTTTATAGCAAAGATGATGTAGTAGTTGCTGTTATTGATACTGGTATTGATGCTAACCATGTAGATTTGGATGAAGGTAAGGTACTTTATTTTAAAGATTGGACTAGAAAGAATAGAACTGAACCCTATGATGATAATGGTCATGGAACCCATTGTGCAGGTACCATTGCTGGTACTGGTGAAGGAAATACTGCTTATAAAGGTGTAGCACCAGGTGCTGCTTTAATTGGTCTTAAGGTATTAGATGCAAGAGGTAGTGGTTCTATGAGTGATATTGATGCTGCAATTGAATGGTGTATCAATAATAAGGATACTTATGGAATTGATGTTCTTAGTATGTCCTTAGGTGCTGCTGGAAGCTCTGATGGTACAGACTCAACATCTATGTTAGTTAATCAAGCAGCAGATGCTGGATTGGTATCAGTAATAGCGGCTGGAAATGAAGGACCCAGTAATTATACTATTGGCACACCAGGGGCAGCTGAAAAAGCAATTACTGTAGGAGCAATGGCAGATGTAGGAGAGGGTGGATATTATCAGGCTTATTTCTCTAGTAGAGGTCCTACAGCTGATGGAAGAGTTAAGCCAGATATATCTGCACCTGGTTATTATGTGATGAGTGTTGAAGCTAATACTACTAGTGGATACACTGAAATGAGTGGAACCTCAATGGCTACTCCATATACAGCTGGTACAGTAGCATTGATGCTAGACTCTAATCCTGCTTTAACTCCGACCGAAATTAAGAGTAAGATTATGAATACAAGTGTTGACTTTGGAGTAGCAGGAAAAGATATTGACTATGGAGCAGGACGCCTTGATACTTATGAAGCTGTAAAATTTGCTGGGAGCTTATATGGTGTAGGAGTTACTCAGCCAAGTCACTATGTAGATGAAAATTATTTATCTGGTAGTGGTGATTACATTGAATATAATATTAATGTAGATACATTAGATTATCCGATAGCTGTTAATCTAATTATGTTAGATGATTATACAGACTATGATTTATATTTATATGACCCATCTGGAAATCAAGTTGCAAAATCTATAGATACAAAAAGACAAGAAGACCTCTCCTATTTTCCAACTGTTACAGGTCAATATGTTCTAAGGGCATATTCTTATAGTGGAAATGGAGATTATAGTCTTGATATAAGTTATTAA
- the mgsA gene encoding methylglyoxal synthase, with product MVERIALIAHDKKKDDLIEFAQNHEPILKKYELIATGTTGRKLNENTNLQVIRMASGPLGGDQQIGAQITNGLLKAVIFLRDPLTAQPHEPDVSALLRVCDVHNVPLATNLATADMILESLKNE from the coding sequence TTGGTAGAAAGAATAGCATTAATTGCCCATGACAAAAAGAAAGATGATTTGATTGAGTTTGCTCAAAATCACGAGCCAATACTAAAGAAATATGAGCTAATTGCTACTGGAACGACTGGGAGAAAGTTAAATGAAAATACAAATCTGCAGGTTATTAGAATGGCTTCAGGACCTTTAGGTGGTGATCAACAGATTGGAGCACAAATAACTAATGGTTTATTAAAGGCAGTTATATTCCTACGTGATCCTTTAACTGCACAACCTCATGAGCCTGACGTTAGTGCATTGCTTAGAGTCTGTGATGTCCATAATGTACCTTTGGCTACAAATTTGGCAACTGCAGACATGATTTTAGAATCTTTAAAAAATGAATAA
- a CDS encoding small, acid-soluble spore protein, alpha/beta type — protein MGRKTIMSDKTKYELAEELGFADKVKDGDWGNITTREAGSLVKRAVEKVEEMMAQQQ, from the coding sequence ATGGGACGTAAAACAATTATGTCCGATAAAACTAAATATGAATTGGCTGAGGAGTTAGGGTTTGCTGACAAGGTCAAGGATGGTGATTGGGGTAATATAACCACCCGGGAAGCTGGGTCGTTAGTTAAAAGAGCAGTAGAGAAGGTAGAAGAGATGATGGCTCAGCAGCAGTAG
- the trhA gene encoding PAQR family membrane homeostasis protein TrhA produces MDNKKKSITVEEITNAILHGIGLGLAIAALVVLVVLATIFGDVWYIVSFSIYGSTLIILYLSSTLYHSFPKGKVKDIFRIFDHASIYLLIAGTYTPLTLVALRGPLGWTIFGIVWGITVLGIAYKIFWIGRFKIFSTILYIIMGWLVIFVIKPLIAVLNVNSIVFLVIGGVLYTVGTIFYAWNKMKYNHAIWHLFVLGGSICHFFTILFLLPR; encoded by the coding sequence ATGGATAATAAGAAAAAATCTATAACTGTTGAGGAGATTACTAATGCTATTTTGCATGGGATTGGTCTAGGTTTAGCTATTGCTGCCCTTGTCGTCTTAGTCGTCCTAGCCACCATCTTTGGAGATGTATGGTACATAGTCAGCTTTAGTATTTATGGTTCTACATTAATCATACTCTATCTTTCTTCTACTCTCTATCATAGTTTTCCTAAAGGTAAGGTAAAGGATATCTTTCGTATATTTGATCATGCATCAATCTATTTATTGATAGCAGGAACTTATACACCTTTGACCTTGGTTGCCTTAAGAGGACCCCTAGGCTGGACTATCTTTGGTATCGTTTGGGGAATAACTGTCTTGGGAATTGCTTATAAGATATTCTGGATTGGACGGTTTAAGATATTTTCAACAATCTTATATATAATCATGGGGTGGCTGGTTATATTTGTGATTAAACCCTTAATAGCTGTTTTAAATGTAAATAGCATAGTCTTTTTAGTAATTGGTGGAGTACTCTATACTGTAGGAACCATCTTTTATGCTTGGAATAAGATGAAGTACAATCATGCTATCTGGCATCTCTTTGTTTTAGGAGGAAGTATCTGCCACTTCTTTACTATATTATTCTTATTACCTCGTTAA
- a CDS encoding cation diffusion facilitator family transporter: protein MKQAERTRIGNRISKITIFWNLLLSFIKLLAGIIGRSSAMIADGVHSLSDIISTVAVMIGLHMAQKPEDDDHPYGHEKIKPVIAKILATILFITALGIGYDGIHRIKLGTYQTPGMVTLYTAILSIIIKEWMYRYTIKGAKKLDSSALLADAWHHRSDVFSSIGTLIAITGARFGYPILDPIASLVISLLIIKVSLEIYKQSINQLVDYAGDKDTIEQIRADISVVKGVIEINTLKTRIHANKIYVDVAIAVDGNLSVIEGHQIARKVHDKIEDNNTYKVKHCMVHVDPYHQGKIS from the coding sequence ATGAAACAAGCAGAGAGAACAAGGATAGGAAATAGAATATCAAAGATTACAATCTTTTGGAATCTATTATTATCGTTTATTAAATTACTAGCAGGTATCATAGGAAGAAGTAGTGCCATGATAGCTGATGGAGTCCACTCATTATCTGATATCATTAGTACAGTTGCTGTTATGATTGGTCTACATATGGCTCAAAAACCAGAAGATGATGATCATCCATATGGACATGAGAAGATTAAACCAGTTATTGCAAAGATTCTTGCCACAATTTTATTTATAACTGCACTAGGAATAGGTTATGATGGCATCCACAGAATCAAACTAGGTACTTATCAGACTCCAGGAATGGTTACCTTATATACTGCCATCTTATCCATCATTATAAAAGAATGGATGTATAGATATACTATTAAGGGAGCGAAAAAACTAGATAGCTCAGCTTTATTAGCAGATGCTTGGCATCATCGTTCTGATGTCTTTTCATCTATAGGTACTCTTATTGCAATTACAGGGGCCAGATTTGGCTATCCAATATTAGACCCCATAGCTTCATTGGTTATCTCACTTTTAATCATCAAGGTATCCTTAGAAATTTATAAACAGTCTATCAATCAACTTGTTGATTATGCTGGTGATAAAGATACCATTGAACAGATTAGGGCTGATATATCAGTAGTTAAAGGAGTTATTGAGATAAATACGTTAAAGACCCGAATACACGCAAATAAAATTTATGTAGATGTGGCAATAGCTGTTGATGGTAACCTATCGGTAATAGAAGGTCATCAGATTGCCAGAAAAGTACATGACAAAATTGAGGATAATAATACCTATAAAGTAAAACACTGCATGGTTCATGTCGACCCTTACCACCAAGGTAAGATTAGTTAA
- a CDS encoding carbohydrate ABC transporter permease has translation MLPIPVRIIPLFEFMKQLNWGNSFLALTVPFLASATGTFLFRQYFMNFPESIVEAAKVDGVVPLRFLFQILVPMSLNTIGALALIEFIYVWNQYLWPLIIMTSNQKQVVQIGLKSLIGTGDQGTNWSVVIAGAVITLLPPLLIFILLQEQFMKDFALSENK, from the coding sequence ATGTTACCTATTCCTGTGAGAATAATACCTTTATTTGAATTTATGAAACAATTAAATTGGGGAAATAGTTTTTTAGCCTTAACAGTCCCCTTCCTAGCCAGTGCTACAGGAACATTTTTATTCAGACAGTATTTTATGAACTTTCCTGAATCTATTGTAGAAGCAGCTAAGGTTGATGGAGTAGTACCGCTAAGGTTTCTATTTCAAATCTTAGTTCCCATGTCTTTAAATACTATCGGTGCCTTAGCTCTAATTGAATTCATTTATGTCTGGAATCAGTACTTATGGCCATTAATTATTATGACTTCTAATCAGAAGCAGGTGGTTCAGATTGGTCTAAAATCACTAATAGGAACTGGAGACCAAGGAACAAATTGGTCTGTAGTCATAGCTGGTGCTGTAATTACTTTATTACCTCCATTATTAATCTTTATCCTACTCCAAGAACAATTTATGAAAGATTTTGCCTTAAGTGAAAATAAATAA
- a CDS encoding IS982 family transposase — protein MLESNNYYTIEIENLRDFITIIYVIIDDIYQEVTPTHIKERRNIDKAILSDSEIITISIVGESLTIDSEKSWFNFVKKNLKDLFPEVCHRTRFNRTLRNLHAVLDEIRKKLTLILNYQYDNYRIVDSMPIPVCEFARAHFNKTFSEAEYGNCASKKETYFGFKLHALVTLNGYITDFNLTPANVDDRETLWELTSPYHSLKIIGDKGYISNDLNDILKDEKNIDLIPIKRKNSKDPHPKAFKKIISKVRRRVETSFSQLDEQFNISNVLTKSLWGLTTKIKVKVLAHNLGYFINKTLGRTINIGRIKELIFG, from the coding sequence ATGCTGGAGTCCAATAACTATTATACCATAGAAATTGAAAATTTAAGAGACTTTATTACTATTATTTATGTTATAATTGATGACATTTATCAAGAAGTAACCCCAACACATATTAAAGAACGCCGTAATATTGATAAAGCAATCCTTTCTGATAGTGAGATAATTACTATCAGTATTGTAGGTGAATCACTTACTATTGATTCTGAAAAATCGTGGTTTAATTTTGTAAAAAAGAATCTAAAGGATTTATTTCCAGAAGTATGCCATAGAACTAGATTTAATAGAACACTTAGGAATTTACATGCTGTATTAGATGAAATACGAAAAAAATTAACTCTAATTCTTAATTATCAGTATGATAATTATAGAATTGTAGATAGTATGCCTATTCCAGTATGTGAATTTGCGAGAGCACATTTTAATAAAACTTTCAGCGAAGCTGAATATGGTAATTGTGCATCTAAAAAAGAAACTTATTTTGGTTTTAAACTACATGCTCTTGTTACTTTAAATGGATATATTACTGATTTTAATTTAACTCCAGCTAATGTAGATGATAGAGAAACTCTATGGGAACTAACTTCGCCATATCATTCTTTAAAAATTATAGGAGATAAAGGATATATCAGTAATGACTTAAATGATATCTTAAAAGATGAGAAAAATATTGATCTTATCCCTATAAAACGAAAGAATAGTAAAGATCCGCACCCAAAAGCATTTAAAAAAATAATCTCAAAGGTTAGGAGAAGGGTTGAAACGTCTTTTTCTCAACTTGATGAACAATTCAATATATCAAATGTACTCACAAAATCACTTTGGGGATTAACGACTAAAATTAAAGTTAAAGTTTTAGCACATAATCTAGGCTATTTCATTAATAAAACTCTTGGAAGAACAATTAATATCGGTCGAATTAAAGAGTTAATATTTGGATAA
- the mnmH gene encoding tRNA 2-selenouridine(34) synthase MnmH, producing the protein MKIISYQKLLNKKSVIYVDVRTPTEFAESTIPGAVNIPIFTNEERSEVGTIYTQQSPAAARLLAVDLVSPKIPKIIREIKELTENYQHVIIFCARGGMRSESIATFSELAGFEVYKLEGGYKAYRNFILKELQDYQLTAKLLVIHGFTGIGKTDLLYKLKDAGIAIIDLEGLANHRGSAFGSIGLGQPRNQKMFDSLLWERLEEIKDSKVVAIEAESKRIGISTLPPFLLEAMNNGLHTLIKNPLNSRIDRIINEYRGNYDQDEEHFLQATLEAITCIKKHLVKKIGNKEYNKLVNYCENGKLEKVVEILLTEYYDPLYLHSQNKCDYFDLEIEEDDLEKIKERIIEFINN; encoded by the coding sequence ATGAAAATAATAAGTTATCAGAAATTATTAAATAAAAAATCAGTAATCTATGTTGATGTCCGAACACCAACTGAATTTGCTGAATCAACGATTCCTGGGGCGGTCAATATCCCTATCTTTACTAATGAAGAGAGATCTGAAGTTGGAACTATCTATACTCAACAGAGTCCAGCTGCAGCTAGATTGTTAGCAGTGGATTTGGTATCACCTAAAATCCCTAAAATCATTAGAGAGATTAAAGAATTAACCGAAAATTATCAGCATGTGATAATCTTTTGTGCTAGAGGTGGCATGAGAAGTGAAAGTATTGCTACATTTAGTGAACTAGCAGGTTTTGAGGTGTATAAACTAGAGGGAGGATATAAAGCTTATCGTAACTTTATTTTAAAAGAATTACAAGACTATCAATTGACAGCTAAGCTATTGGTAATTCACGGTTTTACTGGTATTGGTAAGACAGATTTATTATATAAATTAAAGGATGCTGGGATAGCAATAATAGACTTAGAGGGGTTAGCCAACCATCGCGGCTCTGCTTTTGGTAGCATTGGTCTTGGTCAGCCTAGAAATCAGAAAATGTTTGATTCCTTATTATGGGAAAGGTTAGAAGAAATAAAAGATAGTAAAGTCGTTGCTATTGAAGCAGAAAGTAAACGAATAGGAATATCAACCTTACCTCCTTTTTTATTGGAAGCAATGAATAATGGTCTCCATACTTTAATTAAGAACCCACTGAACAGCAGAATCGATAGAATCATTAATGAATACAGAGGGAACTATGATCAAGATGAAGAACACTTTCTACAAGCAACCTTAGAGGCTATAACTTGTATAAAGAAGCATCTAGTTAAAAAGATTGGTAACAAAGAATATAATAAATTAGTTAATTACTGTGAAAATGGAAAACTAGAAAAAGTGGTTGAAATTCTCTTAACTGAGTATTATGACCCACTTTATCTACATTCCCAGAATAAATGTGATTATTTTGATTTAGAGATTGAAGAAGATGATTTAGAGAAGATTAAAGAAAGAATAATTGAATTTATAAACAACTAA
- a CDS encoding phBC6A51 family helix-turn-helix protein, whose amino-acid sequence MSQDQLKAIDLLISGEFTKAEIAKKCDISKRQLYRWLEEENFKSIYYERLNELKDKFNPKLLNMINNIMKSAQPEEIDDELDKIEALERLLVLKREKKIRDFRNNL is encoded by the coding sequence TTGAGTCAAGATCAACTTAAGGCTATAGACTTACTTATTTCAGGAGAGTTTACTAAGGCTGAAATAGCAAAAAAGTGTGACATTAGTAAAAGGCAGCTATATAGGTGGTTAGAGGAGGAAAATTTTAAATCAATTTATTATGAGAGATTAAATGAACTAAAGGATAAGTTTAACCCTAAGTTGCTTAATATGATTAATAATATTATGAAGTCGGCTCAACCAGAGGAGATAGACGATGAGCTGGATAAGATTGAGGCTTTGGAGAGGTTATTAGTTCTTAAGCGGGAGAAGAAGATTAGAGATTTCAGAAATAACTTATGA
- the terL gene encoding phage terminase large subunit, with translation MVPEIFRANYHQEPIDQKGKLYKYFQTYDKLPENYERIICYVDTADEGNDYLCAIVGVEYEGEVYIIDILYTKGGMEVTESQTAELLVRNKVSYCKIESNNGGRGFARNVEMILWEYYRKRSIDIQWFHQSKNKKARIIANSSFVINHIYFSEDWRYRWAKYYESMNSYQKEGRNRNDDGPDATTGLAEMVNEGFELRIGRV, from the coding sequence ATGGTGCCAGAGATATTCAGAGCAAATTATCATCAGGAGCCAATAGATCAGAAGGGTAAATTATATAAGTATTTTCAAACTTATGATAAATTACCTGAGAATTATGAGAGGATTATCTGTTATGTTGATACAGCTGATGAGGGTAATGATTATTTATGTGCTATTGTGGGAGTAGAGTATGAGGGAGAGGTTTATATAATTGATATTCTTTATACTAAGGGTGGAATGGAGGTTACAGAATCTCAGACTGCTGAGTTATTGGTAAGAAATAAGGTGAGTTACTGTAAAATTGAGAGTAATAATGGTGGTCGTGGTTTTGCTAGAAATGTTGAAATGATATTATGGGAATATTACAGAAAAAGGAGTATTGATATTCAATGGTTTCATCAGAGTAAGAATAAGAAGGCGAGGATAATAGCGAATAGTAGCTTTGTGATAAATCACATTTACTTCTCTGAGGATTGGAGGTATAGATGGGCTAAGTATTATGAGTCAATGAATAGCTATCAGAAAGAGGGGAGAAATAGAAATGATGATGGACCAGATGCTACTACTGGATTAGCTGAGATGGTGAATGAAGGATTTGAGTTGAGGATAGGGAGAGTGTAA
- a CDS encoding DUF1385 domain-containing protein translates to MEFTGGSALHNGVRFSSTHKTVTVTINEDDEFNTKIEDNLAVKKKILFKGERFIKKIPFIRGFYDLFRYNIELIVVFIITLFVDLINNNYDKISGLISNDPDGTKSEIVFVILNIFIIIILIILSIKSIKEIINHLKFLKLTHEFHGAEHKTINAYYDHKDLSIEKVRRASRVAYGCGTSFLAFWITCSFLSLFFYRGFMIINIILGYSLGYEIFKIKKGEKVLGISLFYKLSAWFQDKLFTREPSDKQIEVAIFAFETLLEEDNRIDK, encoded by the coding sequence ATGGAGTTTACTGGGGGAAGTGCATTACATAATGGAGTTCGGTTTTCATCTACACATAAAACTGTTACTGTTACAATTAATGAAGATGATGAATTTAATACAAAAATAGAAGATAATCTTGCTGTAAAGAAAAAAATACTTTTTAAAGGTGAAAGATTTATTAAGAAAATTCCTTTTATTAGAGGTTTTTATGATTTATTTAGATATAATATTGAACTAATTGTAGTTTTTATAATTACTTTGTTTGTTGATTTAATTAATAATAATTATGATAAAATTAGTGGCTTAATTAGCAATGATCCAGATGGTACAAAAAGTGAGATTGTTTTTGTGATTTTAAATATCTTTATTATTATAATTTTAATAATACTTTCGATAAAATCTATTAAAGAGATAATTAATCATTTAAAATTCTTAAAATTAACTCATGAATTTCACGGTGCTGAGCATAAGACAATTAATGCTTATTATGATCATAAAGACTTATCTATTGAGAAGGTTAGAAGAGCAAGCAGAGTAGCCTATGGATGCGGTACTAGTTTTTTAGCTTTTTGGATAACATGCTCTTTTTTATCGTTGTTCTTCTATAGAGGGTTTATGATTATAAATATAATCCTAGGTTATTCACTAGGCTATGAAATTTTTAAAATTAAGAAGGGGGAGAAAGTATTAGGTATATCTCTTTTTTATAAGTTATCTGCTTGGTTTCAGGATAAATTGTTTACAAGGGAACCTAGTGATAAGCAAATAGAGGTGGCTATATTTGCTTTTGAGACATTATTGGAAGAGGATAATAGGATAGATAAATAA
- a CDS encoding phage portal protein encodes MIINIFKKVAKGLQVEANANRPRLMPSYRIGKPQFKDWNTERAINEGFKVSTYVYSCVYRIMKAVASIPLKIYEDGEYNPEHLLQVLLDDPHPFYSMQDIMERMAAHLYLGGIRLFK; translated from the coding sequence ATGATTATTAATATTTTTAAGAAGGTAGCAAAGGGTTTACAGGTTGAAGCTAATGCTAATCGTCCGAGATTAATGCCTAGTTATAGAATTGGTAAGCCACAGTTTAAGGATTGGAATACTGAAAGGGCTATTAATGAAGGGTTTAAGGTATCGACTTATGTTTATTCTTGTGTTTATCGGATTATGAAGGCTGTGGCTAGTATACCATTAAAGATTTATGAGGATGGGGAGTATAACCCAGAGCATCTTTTACAGGTGTTGTTGGATGACCCTCATCCTTTTTATAGTATGCAGGATATTATGGAGCGGATGGCTGCTCATTTGTATCTTGGGGGAATTCGATTATTCAAATAG
- a CDS encoding phage portal protein, which produces MPVELFPLNPDKVSPVPDQATFISHYEYNIGDRIERLEAKDIIHDMFTDPANPYWGMSPLQVAAMIVDTDVEAIKWNKVTMQNRAITEGVFAFKHDLTGAQYKEAKEHVREQYSAKGCGPWVLGNEVEYIPMSLSPTEMDFIESRKMTREDICSIFQVPLPMVGIYDKATLSNIETARKIFWLDGIISYLKNVLDTLNKSLAKEFGDNVEIKADTSIVKALQENLNEKVDAAYKFKQMGWSLEEINERLDLGFSKSKG; this is translated from the coding sequence TTGCCAGTAGAGTTATTTCCTCTTAACCCCGATAAGGTCAGTCCTGTTCCTGACCAAGCGACTTTTATTAGTCATTATGAGTATAATATTGGGGATAGAATAGAGAGATTAGAAGCTAAGGATATAATTCATGATATGTTTACTGATCCTGCTAATCCTTATTGGGGGATGAGTCCATTACAGGTTGCTGCTATGATTGTAGATACTGATGTGGAAGCTATAAAATGGAATAAGGTTACGATGCAGAATCGAGCTATCACTGAGGGGGTCTTTGCTTTTAAGCATGATTTAACAGGTGCTCAATATAAGGAAGCTAAGGAGCATGTGAGGGAGCAGTATAGTGCTAAAGGGTGTGGACCGTGGGTTTTGGGGAATGAAGTGGAGTATATTCCGATGAGCTTAAGCCCTACTGAGATGGATTTTATCGAGTCAAGGAAGATGACTAGGGAGGATATTTGCTCTATCTTTCAGGTTCCTCTTCCAATGGTGGGAATTTATGATAAGGCTACTTTATCTAATATTGAGACAGCGAGAAAGATATTCTGGTTAGATGGTATTATTTCTTATCTAAAGAATGTATTAGATACGTTAAATAAGAGCTTAGCTAAAGAGTTTGGTGATAATGTAGAGATTAAGGCTGATACCAGTATAGTTAAAGCGTTACAGGAGAATTTGAATGAGAAGGTAGATGCTGCTTATAAATTTAAACAGATGGGCTGGTCCTTAGAAGAGATTAACGAGAGATTGGATTTAGGATTTTCTAAGAGCAAGGGATAA
- a CDS encoding DICT sensory domain-containing protein: MDKISLYQNIFSDLESPVEDLRGDVSDNKLRSTSLKFESDIPKLERMCYIMEQVVLKKKVAATVYAGFQKISRARAIWDRFLKIADNVDKVYIFGEKDDNLKSHPNIEFIYLPKRHPLIREWFLVIDQPLAKSMMVAYDLDGFGIYKDEKKRNFKGAKSAHPRVVAKAKDILDKFIESY; the protein is encoded by the coding sequence ATGGATAAAATTTCTTTATATCAAAATATTTTTTCTGATTTAGAATCACCTGTGGAAGATTTGCGAGGAGATGTTAGTGATAATAAGTTACGTTCTACTTCTTTAAAATTCGAATCTGACATACCTAAGTTAGAGAGAATGTGTTACATTATGGAACAAGTAGTACTTAAAAAGAAGGTAGCTGCAACAGTCTATGCTGGGTTCCAAAAAATTTCTAGAGCACGTGCTATATGGGACCGTTTTCTAAAAATAGCCGATAATGTAGATAAAGTCTATATCTTTGGTGAAAAAGATGATAATTTAAAGTCACATCCTAACATAGAATTTATTTATCTACCTAAGAGACATCCCTTAATTAGAGAATGGTTTCTAGTAATTGACCAACCTTTAGCTAAATCAATGATGGTAGCCTATGATTTGGATGGATTTGGTATTTATAAAGATGAAAAGAAGAGAAATTTCAAAGGTGCTAAAAGTGCACATCCTAGAGTTGTAGCCAAAGCTAAAGATATACTTGATAAATTTATAGAATCATATTAA
- a CDS encoding ECF transporter S component, translating to MESKTKRVVNIAIFGVLSFFIMFFEINLPFMPFFLKLDISDTVPLIVGFIYNPIIAIGIILIKNLLHLLISSNLGIGELSNFLIGASLVGSSSYLYNNHNLSILKSLIIGSFVMTITAVIVNLIIIIPLYENILNISLDNIIKLSQQVNPYIKDLNSYLIFIIIPFNLIKGGVLTTLTYLLNKKLDLNYVKNQ from the coding sequence ATGGAATCTAAAACTAAAAGAGTCGTTAATATAGCTATTTTTGGGGTACTTTCTTTTTTTATTATGTTTTTTGAAATTAATTTGCCCTTTATGCCTTTCTTCTTAAAGTTAGATATTAGCGATACTGTACCTTTAATTGTTGGATTTATCTACAATCCTATTATTGCTATAGGTATTATTTTAATAAAAAACTTATTACATCTACTTATTTCCTCTAATCTAGGAATTGGAGAATTAAGTAACTTTCTTATTGGAGCTAGTTTAGTAGGTAGTAGTAGTTATTTATATAATAATCATAATCTTTCTATTCTCAAATCTTTAATTATTGGTAGCTTTGTTATGACAATCACAGCAGTAATAGTAAATTTAATAATTATTATACCTCTCTATGAAAATATATTAAATATTTCACTGGATAATATAATTAAACTAAGTCAACAAGTCAATCCATATATTAAAGATCTAAATAGCTATCTAATCTTTATTATTATTCCTTTTAACCTTATTAAAGGAGGTGTTTTAACTACTTTAACCTATCTTTTAAATAAGAAATTAGATTTAAATTATGTTAAAAACCAATAA